In Desulfobacteraceae bacterium, the DNA window GGCCACCCGTGTTCTCAAAACAGCGGAATTCACCATTACCCTGGATCTCAAGCTGGGCTCGGGACGGGCTGCGGTTTGGACCTGCGATTTTTCCCTTGATTACGTCAAGATAAATGCCGATTACCGTTCCTGACCCAACCGCCGGGGGCGCGCCCCCCGGCGCCCGGTCCGCCAGCGATAGACACGGTGACCCATGGCCCTCATGCGCCTGCAAAAATACCTCTCCGCGGCCGGCTTCTGCTCGCGCCGCAGCGGTGAGGCACATATCCGTCGGGGGGGCGTGACAGTCAACGATCGGACGGTGACGGCGCTGGGCACCAAGGTGGACCCCGACCGGGACACGGTGGCGGTGGACGGCCAGAGGGTAACGCTCCAAGAAAAGAGCGTCTACATTCTGCTCAACAAGCCCACCGGGTATGTGACCAGCTGCCGGCACCCCGGTGAGCGGGTCGTCCTGGATCTGGTCAGCGTCCCCCAGCGGGTCTTTCCCGTGGGTCGGCTGGACAAGGATTCCCGCGGGCTGCTGCTTTTGACCAATGACGGCCGGATCCACCACCGGCTCGCACACCCGTCCTTCGACCACGAAAAGGAATACGAGGTGACGGTGGCGGCCCCGATCGCCGACGGGGCGCTGATGAAAATGGCCCGGGGCATGCCCCTGATGGGTACCCGCACCCGGCCGGCAGCGATCCGGCGGCTCACGGCCAGGCGCTTCCGCATCGTCCTGCAGGAGGGCCGCAACCGCCAGATTCGGCGCATGGTGGGCAAGTTGGGCCACAAGGTCATCGATCTCAAACGCATCCGTCTGGCGAATTTGAGCCTGGGGCGGTTGGCGGAGGGCACCTGGCGCCACCTGAGCCAAGCGGAGGTAACCACCCTGCTGAACCGCACCCTGCCCGCCGCAGAACCCGACGCGCCT includes these proteins:
- a CDS encoding rRNA pseudouridine synthase produces the protein MALMRLQKYLSAAGFCSRRSGEAHIRRGGVTVNDRTVTALGTKVDPDRDTVAVDGQRVTLQEKSVYILLNKPTGYVTSCRHPGERVVLDLVSVPQRVFPVGRLDKDSRGLLLLTNDGRIHHRLAHPSFDHEKEYEVTVAAPIADGALMKMARGMPLMGTRTRPAAIRRLTARRFRIVLQEGRNRQIRRMVGKLGHKVIDLKRIRLANLSLGRLAEGTWRHLSQAEVTTLLNRTLPAAEPDAPSQKPPTQNRPD